In Esox lucius isolate fEsoLuc1 chromosome 6, fEsoLuc1.pri, whole genome shotgun sequence, the following proteins share a genomic window:
- the grem2b gene encoding gremlin-2b: MYRQFVLSLLLAGVLCAVGGDTRKTRPQGSIPSPFKGNGNTSDRRARKQEVLASSQEALVVTERKYLKSDWCKTQPLRQTVSEEGCLSRTVINRFCYGQCNSFYIPRHVKKEQESFQSCAFCRPQRFTTLTVELDCPDLQPPFRHRKIQRVKQCRCISVSVSDSGRQ; encoded by the coding sequence aTGTACAGACAGTTTGTGTTATCGCTCCTGCTTGCAGGCGTCCTGTGTGCAGTGGGCGGTGACACTCGCAAGACCCGCCCCCAGGGCTCCATCCCCTCCCCATTCAAAGGGAATGGCAACACCTCCGACCGACGCGCCCGCAAACAGGAAGTGCTGGCCTCCAGCCAGGAAGCTCTGGTCGTCACAGAGAGGAAGTACCTGAAGAGCGACTGGTGCAAAACCCAACCCCTCCGGCAGACGGTCAGCGAGGAGGGGTGCCTGAGCCGTACGGTCATCAACCGGTTCTGCTACGGCCAGTGTAACTCCTTCTACATCCCACGGCACGTTAAGAAAGAGCAAGAATCATTCCAGTCCTGTGCTTTCTGCCGGCCGCAGAGGTTCACCACGCTGACCGTGGAGCTGGACTGTCCTGACCTTCAGCCTCCCTTTCGGCACCGAAAGATCCAAAGGGTCAAACAGTGTCGCTGTATATCGGTCTCCGTCAGTGACTCCGGCAGACAGTGA